ATTGTCCGGCTCTGGAACCCTTCAGCGGCTCCAGGCGATTCCCCGGAGGAATGCGAAGATCCTCCAGCGAACCTGCCCTATGGAGAATCCGCAATTTTCTCTCCGCGGGACGGGCCAAATATTGAGGAATGATGGAGGAATAGCGTCCCTCAAAAATTTTTGTGGTCTCCCGGTCCGCGAACGATCTGATCATCAAAAAATAATAACGCATGCCGTTATTGCAGACAAGTGTACTCATCCTCATCTTAACACCGCCCTTGCCCTGGATCTGTAAAAGTTGTGCAGAATTGGTTGTGTTCTTCGTTTTTACCGCCTGCCGTCCTGTGAAGACGGCCTTTTTTTGCCGTTTATGCACTTATCCGTGATCCGATCCATTCTGTGATCTCCTTTGATTTCCACCGGCAGCTCTCTCAGAAAGCGGAAGTTGTCGTGGAAAATTCCCTTGAGAGAAGTTCTCCCTGATCCCATCCCGTGTGACGCCATCACAGACCGGATTGTCCAGAAAGCGATCCGGGTGGAAATGACCGGAGACTCCTAGCGAAAAAAACGATTATATTAAAGGGCATACTGACCGCCTCTGAAATTCGTTTGGGGGATTTTTGACGGGGGTCATAAGAGGGTCATCATGGTGAAATTGAGGGGATAATATCGTGAAATCCGATACTCTCTCGTTCAACTGGCTCTCCCTGAAAGCAGATCACGGGATTGAAGAATGGAATGGCCCCGGTTGACGGGAAGACAAAGACGGAACGAGTTTGTTCCGTGAGGAAATCCCGATGAACCCTGTTGTCCGGATGGACAGAACGGGCTGTTCCATCGCCAGCGTCGCCGCGATCATGGGGATGTCCTATCCGGACATGAAATCCCTTGCCCGGTCTCTTGGCGTGACTCCCGAAGACAACGCCTTGTGGACATCCCGCGGCTCCGGAAGCTGTTGGTACATGTGGGCCTGAAGGCCGGTCCGAAGGAACTTCCCTTCACCATCTGGGGTACGTCTTCCGGACCTGGCCCTGCTGGCCATCAAGTGGAAAATTCAGGACGGGAATCCGTCCTGGCACTGGGTCGTGTTTGTCAGAGAGGACAAGGGTCCGGTTGTCCTGGATTCAAAAAAAGGTCTACGGACAAATATCCGGAGGGATTGCGGACGGATGCGTCCCCAGTGGTACATCCCGGTGGATGTTGAACGGACTGTCCCGGAAGAATCGGGACGAGATTCCGGATCCTGAATTCTACTCGGCCATCTCTTCCGCGCACTGTTCCTTTTTTTGCACTTCTTTTTGAACTCCTGGCCGGGGTTCCTTCCACAAGGTGATGAGGGCCACCCCGCCCAAGACGACAATCGTTCCGATTCCTTCCAGAAACGTGAGCTTTTCTCCCAAAAACACCATGGCCAAAAACAGGGTCATGACCGGACCGAGAAACGAGATGACGGCCGCCCGGCTGGCTCCGATCAGAGAGATCCCGACGGACATGAAAAATGTCGGCAGAAGCGTTGAAAACAACCCCATCAGGAGAATCATGGCAAAGGCCCGGGAATCGATTCTTCCGAAGTGGAGAGAACCCGTGAGAAAGGTCTGGAGAGAAATGGCCCCTGTGGCGATGCTCATGACGACAGACGTCAGCCAGAGAGGGTTGGTCCGTTTCAGGAGGCCCTCCATGCCGACAAGATACAGGGCATAGAACAGGGCGCTTCCCAGCACCAGGGCGAATCCGGCCGGGCTGACCCCCCCTGTCGAACGGGACCCGGCCGTCACGAAAGCGATCCCCG
This portion of the Leptospirillum ferriphilum genome encodes:
- a CDS encoding DMT family transporter — translated: MTRFGFIRSQWGFILVTLSAVGFAAKGIFAKIAYREGSDPSTVLTLRMLCVLPVYLFGIYWFGRKNRETRPRWGTPDFRTMVLMGLLGFDVSAVLDFEGLARVSAGMERLILFLYPTFVVFLSAYSQRKPLGTREIGASVLAYAGIAFVTAGSRSTGGVSPAGFALVLGSALFYALYLVGMEGLLKRTNPLWLTSVVMSIATGAISLQTFLTGSLHFGRIDSRAFAMILLMGLFSTLLPTFFMSVGISLIGASRAAVISFLGPVMTLFLAMVFLGEKLTFLEGIGTIVVLGGVALITLWKEPRPGVQKEVQKKEQCAEEMAE
- a CDS encoding type II toxin-antitoxin system RelE/ParE family toxin; the protein is MRMSTLVCNNGMRYYFLMIRSFADRETTKIFEGRYSSIIPQYLARPAERKLRILHRAGSLEDLRIPPGNRLEPLKGSRAGQ
- a CDS encoding ATP-binding protein; the protein is MREVLPDPIPCDAITDRIVQKAIRVEMTGDS